A genomic stretch from Eriocheir sinensis breed Jianghai 21 chromosome 31, ASM2467909v1, whole genome shotgun sequence includes:
- the LOC127005923 gene encoding uncharacterized protein LOC127005923: MKWCLALVAVSLWAVAAAQTGTQCASEISALCPAEDSADPVFLPVPEDCGEYCECSNGEAWLFFCPPGTLFDEKLSYCLVADSVDCGSRPIP; encoded by the exons ATG AAGTGGTGCCTTGCGCTGGTCGCCGTGAGCCTCTGGGCTGTTGCCGCCGCCCAGACGGGAACGCAGTGTGCCTCTGAAATCTCTGCCCTGTGCCCTGCGGAGGATTCGGCAG ATCCAGTGTTCCTGCCCGTGCCTGAAGATTGCGGGGAGTACTGCGAGTGTTCCAACGGAGAAGCGTGGCTCTTCTTCTGCCCGCCAGGAACACTCTTTGATGAAAAATTAAGTTACTGCTTGGTCGCCGACAGTGTGGACTGCGGCTCGCGTCCCATCCCCTAG